In a genomic window of Lacrimispora sp. BS-2:
- a CDS encoding alpha/beta hydrolase: MSRRKVSVRGSLVRDMMQNVMETSLKQPIRTGELRRNPVEPAWIRPAGYEYEIIELGHLKMEYLRPAGVVTERVILQLHGGGYIGPMKNIYRRFAVRYSKLSYGGDVLTLDYRVAPEHPFPAALEDAVAAYEWLIEEKGYRPEHIVVAGDSAGGGLSLALGLYLKDHGIALPGGFITMSAWTDLTNSGESHVSNYEIDPLFGNSTDNMLYNSEYIGGEDPGIPYISPAFGEYEGFPPVLMQVGSYEVLLSDTLTVADKLKNAGVKRRVSVYEGMFHVFQMGLDLIPESREAWDEVESFLQIIFHINVKPDGKVVRKVKTEHTKPARDMARLLIAMMKKELDDA, translated from the coding sequence ATGAGCCGAAGAAAAGTAAGTGTACGAGGAAGTCTGGTGAGGGATATGATGCAGAATGTAATGGAAACATCGCTGAAACAGCCTATCAGGACAGGAGAGCTGAGGAGAAATCCGGTGGAGCCTGCCTGGATCCGTCCGGCGGGATATGAATACGAAATCATAGAGCTTGGACATTTAAAAATGGAGTATCTGCGCCCCGCTGGAGTGGTGACGGAGCGGGTGATCCTGCAGCTTCACGGCGGCGGCTACATCGGGCCGATGAAGAACATTTACCGGAGATTTGCGGTCCGGTATTCCAAGCTAAGCTATGGCGGGGACGTTTTGACCCTTGACTACCGGGTGGCCCCGGAACATCCATTTCCGGCCGCTTTGGAGGATGCAGTGGCTGCTTATGAGTGGCTTATTGAGGAAAAAGGGTACCGGCCGGAGCATATTGTGGTGGCCGGGGATTCTGCCGGAGGCGGATTAAGCCTGGCGCTTGGGCTATATCTGAAAGATCATGGAATTGCTCTTCCAGGAGGGTTTATCACCATGTCAGCCTGGACGGATTTGACCAACAGCGGAGAAAGTCATGTGTCCAATTATGAAATCGATCCGCTGTTTGGAAATTCTACGGATAACATGCTTTACAATTCGGAATATATTGGCGGAGAGGACCCTGGTATTCCTTATATTTCTCCTGCGTTCGGGGAATATGAGGGATTTCCTCCTGTTCTCATGCAGGTGGGAAGCTATGAGGTGCTTTTGAGCGATACGCTGACTGTAGCGGATAAATTAAAAAATGCGGGAGTAAAGCGGCGGGTTTCCGTTTATGAGGGGATGTTCCATGTATTTCAGATGGGACTGGACTTAATTCCCGAAAGCCGGGAGGCCTGGGATGAGGTGGAATCGTTTTTGCAGATCATTTTCCATATCAATGTAAAGCCTGATGGGAAAGTGGTGCGGAAGGTGAAAACAGAGCACACAAAGCCGGCAAGAGATATGGCCAGGCTTCTCATTGCCATGATGAAAAAAGAATTGGATGATGCATAA
- the thiT gene encoding energy-coupled thiamine transporter ThiT, with protein MSFFLTYSAENEEYLLKPAGYLLVIILFAAIFFTLHLLGRSSSKSQKLQTRQMVYCAGAMALAMVTSFMKIVSLPFGGSITLFSMLFICLIGYVYGVRAGVMTGVAYGMLQLITGPYIFAPLQVLLDYPLAFGALGLSGLLSNKKHGLVTGYVVGVAGRYLCHVISGYIFFASYTPEGMNPIAYTLGYNATYILPELILTVVILYFPPVLGAIGQVKRQAVNG; from the coding sequence ATGTCATTTTTTCTAACTTACTCTGCGGAAAACGAAGAGTACTTATTAAAGCCGGCCGGATACCTGCTGGTGATCATTCTGTTTGCCGCAATTTTTTTCACCCTGCATCTTCTGGGCAGATCATCTTCCAAATCTCAAAAGCTGCAGACCCGTCAGATGGTTTACTGCGCCGGCGCCATGGCGCTTGCAATGGTAACTTCCTTTATGAAAATTGTTTCTCTTCCTTTTGGCGGCTCCATCACCCTGTTTTCCATGCTGTTCATCTGCCTGATCGGCTATGTTTACGGCGTAAGGGCCGGGGTCATGACCGGGGTTGCCTACGGGATGCTGCAGTTAATAACAGGACCCTATATATTTGCTCCCCTCCAGGTTCTCCTTGATTATCCCTTAGCCTTTGGCGCTTTGGGGCTTTCCGGGCTGTTAAGCAATAAAAAGCACGGCCTTGTGACCGGATATGTGGTGGGTGTCGCCGGCCGTTACCTGTGCCATGTGATTTCAGGCTATATATTCTTTGCTTCCTATACGCCGGAAGGCATGAATCCAATTGCTTATACCCTGGGCTATAATGCTACCTATATCCTGCCGGAACTGATCCTTACCGTTGTAATCCTGTATTTCCCTCCCGTGCTGGGAGCCATTGGCCAGGTGAAGCGGCAGGCCGTAAATGGGTAA
- the rlmH gene encoding 23S rRNA (pseudouridine(1915)-N(3))-methyltransferase RlmH: protein MKITLVTVGKIKEKFYTDAIGEYSKRLSRYCKLDIVQVSDEKTPDSASEAVERQIKDKEGERILSSIKDGAYVIALAIDGEMLDSVQLSEKINGLGIGGVSQIVFVIGGSLGLSDAVLKRADYRLSFSRMTFPHQLMRVVLLEQIYRSYRIISGEPYHK, encoded by the coding sequence ATGAAAATTACTCTGGTAACTGTGGGAAAAATAAAAGAGAAGTTTTATACAGATGCCATCGGGGAATACAGCAAAAGACTGAGCCGCTACTGCAAGCTGGATATTGTCCAGGTGTCCGATGAAAAGACGCCGGACTCTGCCAGTGAGGCGGTTGAAAGACAAATAAAGGATAAGGAAGGGGAAAGAATCCTTTCTTCGATTAAGGATGGGGCCTATGTCATCGCTTTAGCGATTGACGGGGAAATGCTGGATTCGGTCCAGCTGTCAGAGAAAATAAACGGGCTGGGAATCGGAGGAGTGAGCCAGATCGTTTTTGTGATCGGAGGGTCTTTGGGACTTTCTGATGCTGTTTTAAAGAGGGCGGATTATAGACTCAGCTTTTCCAGGATGACTTTTCCCCATCAGCTGATGAGAGTTGTTTTGCTGGAGCAGATTTACCGGAGTTATCGGATCATTAGCGGGGAACCGTATCATAAATGA
- a CDS encoding helix-hairpin-helix domain-containing protein, whose protein sequence is MKYPKVKIALMALCVLGAGVCYGLNRSQEARRPGISLSEASAYDSGEMVTGIEAAGDGRSGDDGLAGTGIQEPGGVKPVSGGTGRLAIEAAEGSIGSAGEETVLPFYVHICGEVVSPGVYELKEGSRVFQAIEKAGGVTDRAAAEYLNMAEQVKDGMKIVVPGKEEVEAAKARGEISLQAEASSSVQKNKVNLNTATKEELMTLRGVGEAKANDILKYRESHGGFQKIEDIMKISGIKDAAFQKIKDDITV, encoded by the coding sequence ATGAAGTACCCAAAAGTTAAAATCGCCCTTATGGCCCTGTGTGTTTTAGGGGCTGGTGTATGTTACGGCTTGAACAGAAGCCAGGAGGCTCGCAGGCCGGGAATTTCTCTGTCAGAGGCATCGGCTTATGATTCCGGAGAAATGGTTACCGGAATTGAGGCAGCAGGTGATGGCAGGTCAGGGGATGACGGTCTGGCAGGAACCGGAATCCAGGAACCAGGCGGTGTAAAGCCGGTTTCCGGCGGAACCGGCCGGTTGGCTATAGAGGCGGCAGAGGGCAGCATAGGAAGTGCAGGAGAGGAAACGGTCCTGCCTTTCTACGTACATATCTGCGGAGAAGTTGTTTCTCCCGGTGTTTATGAGCTTAAGGAAGGAAGCCGGGTTTTTCAGGCAATCGAGAAGGCAGGCGGAGTCACTGACCGGGCTGCGGCAGAATATTTAAATATGGCGGAGCAGGTCAAGGACGGCATGAAGATCGTGGTCCCTGGCAAGGAAGAGGTGGAAGCGGCGAAGGCCAGGGGAGAGATTTCCTTACAGGCAGAGGCTTCATCCAGCGTACAAAAAAACAAGGTGAATTTAAATACAGCCACCAAAGAGGAACTGATGACCCTGCGGGGAGTCGGAGAAGCCAAGGCAAACGATATTCTTAAGTATCGGGAGAGCCACGGCGGATTTCAGAAGATCGAGGATATCATGAAGATATCCGGCATTAAAGATGCAGCGTTTCAAAAAATAAAAGACGACATAACGGTTTAA
- a CDS encoding sensor histidine kinase gives MKRKFSISWISTILNCILILIPVLCSLLYFVHVVSSKLETTAESTASFYMEQFTNDTGRILDALRNTAYYLMSDPDTLTLMQNPNSPTQMERLKIEEGLGRIQILNQLPNSNIITGIYLIKDKEPLSLIKGGIFQGNTARIRKVSQAYGNLNSARDLFIMPYDPDYSYFIVDYLDKNTMKPLGKLIIELNLTSFIQSANLNTIYQEAYVLLRNTSGSIIASSNRNIKETIPTYNPDGYLQLGDVWYYHASKVLSQSHIQVDVLIPRKEIFETIHWTVKVSVFFTLVVLFLTLAANIILLSFLFKPLKQMVQKLGLLAEGDLTVRMDSTPYKETDQVASTFNHMADRMAKLIDEVYEKGLLLRDAEIQSLDSQIEPHFIFNLLQLIHIRCMEAGQNHIARIVSNLAQLLRAGILHKNKQTICFADELQYVRYYLELQKERFHEKLEYSIDLEDDNILNYYLPKLTIQPLVENSLVHGLENQRKGGFVRISVWEERSEVCIRVTDNGVGFDPSSIHWNESTKDVSQTSHNHIALANINRRIKLLYGSKYGIHITSAMGNGSEVLVTLPIDLGRV, from the coding sequence ATGAAGAGAAAATTTTCTATTTCATGGATTTCCACCATATTAAATTGCATTCTGATTTTAATACCTGTTTTATGCTCTTTGCTGTATTTTGTCCATGTGGTGTCTTCCAAACTGGAAACTACTGCCGAATCAACAGCCTCTTTTTATATGGAACAATTTACAAATGATACCGGGCGGATTCTGGATGCACTTCGTAACACTGCCTACTATCTTATGAGCGACCCGGATACCTTAACATTAATGCAAAATCCCAATTCCCCCACCCAGATGGAACGGCTTAAGATCGAGGAAGGTCTTGGCAGAATTCAAATATTAAACCAATTGCCAAATTCCAATATTATTACGGGAATTTATCTGATCAAGGACAAAGAACCGCTCTCCCTGATAAAAGGCGGGATTTTTCAGGGAAACACCGCACGGATCAGGAAAGTTTCCCAGGCTTATGGTAACCTTAATTCTGCCAGAGATTTATTTATTATGCCCTACGACCCGGATTACAGCTACTTTATTGTGGATTATTTAGATAAAAATACCATGAAACCGTTAGGGAAACTGATCATTGAGCTGAATCTCACTTCCTTTATCCAGTCCGCCAACCTCAATACCATTTACCAGGAGGCATATGTATTACTCCGTAATACTTCGGGCAGCATCATTGCTTCCTCCAACCGTAACATAAAAGAAACCATCCCCACTTACAATCCCGATGGGTATTTGCAGTTGGGTGATGTCTGGTATTACCATGCCAGTAAAGTGTTATCTCAAAGCCACATTCAGGTTGATGTCCTGATTCCCCGTAAAGAAATCTTTGAAACCATTCATTGGACGGTAAAGGTTTCTGTTTTCTTTACACTGGTTGTCCTCTTCCTTACACTGGCCGCCAATATTATCCTGTTATCCTTTCTTTTTAAACCGCTGAAACAAATGGTACAGAAGTTAGGACTGCTTGCAGAGGGAGATTTAACGGTTCGAATGGATTCCACACCTTATAAAGAAACCGACCAGGTTGCCTCTACGTTTAACCATATGGCAGACCGCATGGCAAAACTTATTGATGAAGTTTATGAAAAAGGGCTTCTTCTTCGGGATGCGGAGATTCAATCTTTGGACTCCCAGATTGAGCCCCATTTTATTTTTAATTTACTGCAGCTCATCCACATCCGCTGTATGGAGGCAGGGCAAAACCACATCGCCCGGATTGTCTCCAATCTGGCACAGCTTTTGCGTGCGGGAATTCTTCACAAGAATAAACAAACCATATGTTTCGCTGATGAACTTCAGTATGTCCGCTATTATCTGGAGTTGCAAAAAGAGAGATTTCATGAGAAACTGGAATATTCCATTGATCTGGAAGACGATAATATTTTAAACTATTATCTACCGAAACTAACCATTCAGCCTCTGGTGGAAAACAGTCTTGTCCACGGTCTTGAAAACCAGCGGAAAGGAGGGTTTGTACGGATTTCCGTCTGGGAAGAAAGGTCGGAAGTCTGTATCCGGGTCACAGATAATGGAGTTGGGTTTGATCCCTCTTCCATTCATTGGAACGAATCAACCAAGGATGTTTCCCAGACTTCTCACAATCACATTGCACTTGCCAATATCAACCGCCGTATAAAACTTTTATATGGCAGTAAGTACGGAATCCATATAACTTCGGCAATGGGAAATGGAAGTGAAGTACTCGTTACACTTCCCATCGACTTAGGGCGTGTTTAA
- a CDS encoding DUF6320 domain-containing protein → MKRSPQGERWRRLDNTAKIFPVIASENLSNVFRIAAVLKEEVDPGTLQRALEEILPQFEGFSVRLRRGFFWYYFENNKRMPVIERETTYPCKYIDPHSNQLFLFRVTYFARRINLEVFHAVTDGLGAVNFLKALVYRYLDLKQNSRTGHQAPQKISSDVSMNVEDSYVRHYKKTEKRKYSSRKAYHLTGEALPLDEENVLHGYVDLKMLKTAAKSYGVSITRFLTAALIWAIYQEYLEGKPWEESIGISIPINLRTFFGSETTANFFAVTLIDFLSTSEEHTFSEVLEAVSRQMDIKITKEKMEQIISYNVSNEKKWYLRAAPLFVKWCALNLIFRKNDKAYTMTLSNIGPIEIEEDYREEIERFSLMIGVSKRQPIKCGVCSYGEEMIVTFTSVFQDTRLQDRFFGFLREMEIPVNLESNGVPDNRDNLGMYPQIRYDRKRLKKLAFIFYGLLFLVGAVLGLINYATYSGSMWSIIAIGLMAYTALTVEYSILRHANLASKILLQTVAAQVLLVALDHSTGYNGWSVNYGIPSTILFADLSVVFLILVNRMNWQSYFMYQIAVTVFSFIPLILWATGLLTRPLLALITVTVTVIILAVTILLGDRSVKTELKRRFHV, encoded by the coding sequence ATGAAAAGAAGTCCCCAGGGAGAACGGTGGAGACGGCTTGACAATACGGCAAAGATATTTCCGGTCATAGCCAGTGAGAATTTAAGTAATGTATTCCGGATCGCTGCGGTTTTAAAGGAAGAGGTGGACCCGGGTACTCTGCAAAGGGCACTGGAAGAAATCCTTCCCCAGTTCGAAGGATTTTCAGTGAGGCTGCGGAGGGGATTTTTCTGGTATTATTTTGAAAACAATAAGAGGATGCCGGTGATTGAACGGGAAACCACCTATCCCTGCAAATACATTGATCCTCACAGCAACCAGCTTTTTTTATTCCGGGTCACTTATTTTGCCAGGCGGATCAATCTGGAGGTATTCCATGCGGTCACAGACGGCCTGGGAGCGGTGAACTTTTTAAAGGCACTGGTTTACCGGTATCTGGATCTTAAGCAAAATTCCAGGACCGGCCACCAGGCGCCTCAGAAAATATCGTCGGATGTTTCCATGAATGTGGAGGACAGCTACGTCCGCCATTATAAAAAGACCGAAAAGCGCAAATACAGCTCCAGAAAGGCATATCATCTTACAGGAGAAGCCCTTCCTCTTGATGAGGAAAATGTTCTTCACGGTTATGTGGATTTAAAGATGCTGAAAACGGCTGCCAAAAGCTATGGGGTCAGCATCACCAGATTTTTAACGGCCGCCCTGATCTGGGCTATTTATCAGGAATATCTTGAAGGAAAGCCCTGGGAGGAATCCATCGGCATCAGCATTCCCATTAATTTGAGGACATTTTTCGGCTCGGAGACAACTGCTAATTTTTTTGCTGTGACCCTTATTGACTTTTTATCCACCAGTGAGGAACATACCTTTTCAGAGGTGCTGGAAGCGGTAAGCAGGCAGATGGATATAAAGATCACAAAGGAAAAGATGGAACAGATCATTTCCTATAATGTTTCCAATGAAAAGAAATGGTATCTGCGGGCTGCGCCCCTTTTTGTAAAATGGTGTGCTTTAAATCTGATCTTCCGGAAAAATGATAAAGCCTACACCATGACTCTTTCCAATATCGGCCCCATAGAAATAGAAGAGGATTACAGGGAAGAAATCGAGAGATTTTCCTTAATGATCGGCGTTTCCAAGAGACAGCCTATAAAGTGCGGGGTCTGTTCCTATGGGGAAGAGATGATCGTGACCTTTACTTCCGTATTTCAGGATACCAGGCTTCAGGACCGTTTTTTCGGATTTCTAAGGGAAATGGAAATCCCGGTTAACTTAGAGAGCAACGGAGTTCCGGACAACAGGGACAATCTGGGCATGTATCCTCAGATCCGGTATGACCGAAAAAGGCTTAAAAAGCTGGCATTCATTTTTTACGGCTTGCTGTTTTTGGTGGGAGCTGTTCTGGGGCTTATTAATTATGCCACCTATTCCGGCTCCATGTGGTCCATCATCGCCATCGGGCTTATGGCTTATACGGCTCTTACGGTCGAATATTCCATTTTACGCCATGCGAATCTGGCCTCAAAGATCCTATTGCAGACGGTAGCTGCGCAGGTGCTTTTAGTGGCCCTGGACCATTCTACAGGTTATAATGGCTGGTCCGTGAATTACGGGATTCCAAGCACCATTCTGTTTGCGGATTTATCGGTGGTCTTCCTGATTCTTGTGAACCGTATGAACTGGCAGAGCTATTTTATGTATCAGATCGCTGTTACAGTGTTCAGCTTTATTCCTTTGATTTTATGGGCAACGGGTTTGCTTACCAGGCCGCTTCTGGCCCTGATTACTGTGACGGTAACAGTGATCATTCTGGCTGTTACCATTTTACTTGGAGACAGAAGTGTGAAAACAGAACTGAAAAGGCGGTTTCATGTGTAA
- a CDS encoding response regulator transcription factor codes for MASVLVVDDEKLIVKGMRFSLEQDGMEVDCAYDGEEAINLAKQKEYDVVLLDVMLPKYDGYEVCQAIREFSEMPIIMLTAKGNDMDKILGLEYGADDYITKPFNILEVKARIKAILRRNSKKNKRDSQEDSQVVKEGDLKLDRDSRRVFIAEKEINLTAKEFDLLELLACNPGKVYSREQLLTYVWGNKAMDTGDVRTVDVHVRRLREKIEPSPSDPKYVHTKWGVGYYFCKQ; via the coding sequence ATGGCAAGCGTTTTAGTAGTTGATGATGAAAAACTCATCGTAAAAGGAATGAGATTCAGTCTGGAACAGGACGGTATGGAAGTGGACTGTGCCTATGATGGAGAGGAAGCCATTAATCTGGCAAAGCAGAAAGAGTATGATGTGGTCCTTTTGGATGTCATGCTTCCCAAATATGACGGTTATGAGGTGTGTCAGGCCATTCGGGAATTTTCCGAGATGCCCATCATCATGCTGACGGCTAAGGGCAATGATATGGATAAAATCCTGGGCCTGGAATACGGCGCCGACGATTATATTACAAAGCCCTTTAACATTCTTGAGGTAAAGGCCAGGATCAAGGCCATCCTGCGCCGGAATTCAAAGAAGAACAAGCGGGACAGCCAGGAAGACAGCCAGGTGGTGAAGGAAGGCGATTTGAAGCTGGACCGGGACAGCAGGAGAGTGTTTATTGCTGAAAAAGAGATTAATTTAACGGCAAAGGAGTTTGACCTTTTGGAGCTTCTTGCCTGCAATCCGGGTAAGGTTTACAGCAGGGAGCAGCTTCTTACTTACGTATGGGGAAATAAGGCTATGGATACGGGAGATGTCCGTACGGTAGACGTTCATGTAAGGCGTCTTAGAGAGAAGATCGAACCAAGTCCCAGCGATCCCAAATATGTGCATACCAAGTGGGGCGTAGGATATTATTTCTGCAAGCAATGA
- a CDS encoding response regulator: protein MLKVMIVDNETAIRKGLAHIIQWESLGCIVTAQAEDGVDALEQISRSQPDIVISDIRMPGMDGLDLAQEISKHYPWIKVIILTGFPDFEYAKRAISYQVVDFVLKPVSLENLTEAIEKAKKQVLSAATGLQLKKELASKNEQNLELQQEMFLRDLLRNSDISHLFLTNCLISLKLNLTSYYVLRLDVAPLEERDLSQHYLEQMKRILTDCISDYKIYFIPTDLFVCYGILIAPSAYPVADKCLETFHILSSFPQFLLYIGISLHQNNPLDLEKAAEQANQAVQFAKHSPEFPVVCINQVPPVPQTVMETIYHDLKALKTAVDYQNLEKAREILKRLFTGFYENRLPLDTVRSICVYIHQFCIGMVFQSDGETSMEGSHLSALKQLVASNSVASTEEIMMVFMEHLLRHAVPSDDAARIIHSVKSYIALHYGDDISLESLASMVHLSPNYLSRLFKKETGENLSIYIQDLRIEEAKTLLCTTSLKTYEVAERVGIPDPVYFSRIFKKKTGEKPKDYRGKADERCANNKLD, encoded by the coding sequence ATGCTAAAGGTAATGATTGTTGATAATGAAACTGCGATACGAAAAGGACTGGCTCATATCATCCAGTGGGAAAGTCTTGGCTGTATCGTCACGGCACAGGCAGAAGACGGGGTAGATGCCCTGGAACAGATTTCCCGTTCCCAGCCAGATATTGTCATCAGCGATATCCGGATGCCGGGAATGGATGGCCTTGATCTGGCACAGGAGATTTCCAAACATTACCCTTGGATTAAGGTGATTATCCTGACAGGCTTTCCTGATTTTGAATATGCAAAAAGAGCTATCTCCTATCAGGTAGTTGACTTTGTGCTAAAACCTGTTTCATTAGAAAACCTGACAGAGGCAATTGAAAAAGCAAAGAAACAAGTGCTTTCTGCTGCTACCGGATTACAGCTTAAGAAAGAACTCGCCAGTAAAAACGAACAGAATTTAGAACTGCAGCAAGAGATGTTTTTACGCGACCTGCTACGAAATTCTGATATTTCTCATTTATTTTTAACGAACTGCCTGATCTCGCTTAAGCTTAACTTAACCAGTTATTATGTCTTACGCCTGGATGTGGCTCCGTTAGAAGAAAGGGATCTCTCCCAACATTATCTGGAGCAGATGAAACGGATTCTTACTGACTGTATCAGCGATTATAAGATTTATTTTATTCCCACTGATCTCTTTGTTTGCTATGGAATCCTGATTGCCCCCTCTGCCTATCCGGTGGCAGACAAATGCTTGGAAACCTTTCATATCTTAAGCAGCTTTCCGCAGTTTCTTCTTTATATCGGAATCAGTCTGCACCAGAATAACCCTCTTGATCTTGAAAAAGCTGCGGAGCAGGCAAACCAGGCGGTTCAGTTTGCCAAGCACTCACCGGAGTTTCCGGTTGTGTGTATTAACCAAGTCCCCCCTGTTCCTCAAACTGTGATGGAGACCATTTATCACGATTTAAAAGCTTTAAAGACTGCTGTTGATTATCAAAATCTGGAAAAAGCAAGGGAGATCCTGAAACGATTGTTTACAGGATTTTATGAAAACCGTTTACCGCTGGATACCGTTCGCAGCATTTGCGTCTATATTCACCAGTTTTGTATTGGTATGGTGTTTCAGTCCGACGGAGAAACTTCTATGGAAGGAAGCCATCTCTCTGCTTTAAAGCAACTGGTGGCAAGCAATTCGGTTGCTTCCACGGAAGAAATCATGATGGTTTTTATGGAACATCTGCTTCGTCATGCAGTTCCCTCTGATGATGCTGCACGCATAATCCATTCCGTAAAGTCTTATATTGCCCTCCATTATGGTGATGACATATCCCTTGAGTCTCTTGCTTCCATGGTTCACTTAAGTCCCAACTATTTAAGCCGGCTCTTTAAGAAAGAAACAGGGGAAAATTTAAGCATTTATATACAAGATCTGCGGATCGAAGAAGCAAAGACACTGCTGTGCACCACTTCATTAAAGACTTATGAAGTGGCAGAGCGGGTGGGCATTCCTGACCCAGTGTATTTTTCACGGATTTTCAAGAAAAAAACTGGGGAAAAGCCTAAAGATTACCGGGGAAAAGCCGATGAGAGGTGTGCAAACAATAAATTGGACTAA
- a CDS encoding DMT family transporter encodes MTGFIIALISGALMSIQGVFNTGVTKQTSMWVSTGWVQLTAFLTCIILWYFSGRENISGLFDVQPKYLLIGGVMGAFITYTVVRSMGTLGPAKAALIIVISQIIVAYAIELFGLFGVEKVGFEWKKLIGAVVAIIGIMIFN; translated from the coding sequence ATGACAGGCTTTATTATAGCTCTTATATCCGGAGCACTTATGAGCATACAGGGGGTTTTTAATACGGGAGTGACCAAACAGACCAGTATGTGGGTATCTACGGGCTGGGTACAGCTTACGGCATTTTTGACCTGCATTATCCTGTGGTATTTCTCCGGCAGGGAGAACATTTCAGGCCTTTTTGACGTACAGCCCAAGTACTTATTGATTGGCGGCGTTATGGGTGCATTCATCACCTATACGGTAGTGAGGAGCATGGGAACTCTGGGGCCGGCCAAGGCGGCTCTGATTATCGTAATTTCCCAGATCATTGTGGCCTACGCTATCGAGCTGTTTGGCTTGTTCGGCGTTGAAAAGGTAGGATTTGAATGGAAAAAGCTGATCGGTGCTGTTGTTGCCATCATCGGAATCATGATATTTAATTAA
- a CDS encoding GNAT family N-acetyltransferase, whose translation MDYKIRRVRKEDLDRVTEVEALCFPPEEAAGREAFEQRISHFPECFLVAELSDGRIIGFINGCATDGNTICDEMFEKADFHKPDGAYQSVFGLDVIKEWREQGVAAALMNRFIEEAVKRGRKGMILTCKDRLIHYYEKFGYQNMGVSGSVHGGAVWYDMRLDFMDTGK comes from the coding sequence ATGGATTACAAAATCAGAAGAGTAAGAAAAGAAGATTTAGACCGGGTAACGGAAGTGGAGGCCCTCTGTTTTCCTCCGGAAGAGGCGGCAGGGCGGGAGGCCTTTGAGCAGAGGATCAGTCATTTTCCTGAATGCTTCCTTGTGGCAGAGCTTTCCGACGGGAGGATTATCGGTTTTATTAATGGCTGCGCTACAGATGGGAATACTATTTGTGACGAAATGTTTGAGAAAGCTGATTTTCATAAACCAGACGGTGCTTACCAGAGCGTGTTTGGACTTGATGTAATAAAAGAGTGGAGGGAACAGGGAGTTGCCGCCGCTTTAATGAACCGTTTTATAGAAGAAGCAGTCAAAAGAGGCAGGAAAGGAATGATCCTCACCTGCAAGGACAGGCTGATTCATTACTACGAAAAATTCGGATACCAAAACATGGGCGTGTCCGGGTCTGTCCACGGAGGCGCTGTCTGGTATGATATGCGGCTCGATTTTATGGATACAGGGAAGTGA